A region from the Drosophila mauritiana strain mau12 chromosome 2L, ASM438214v1, whole genome shotgun sequence genome encodes:
- the LOC117141275 gene encoding vegetative cell wall protein gp1 — protein sequence MMMHSRNRSWTLTLLALGAVLATSAEDVARSNRIAAPGEPLYYLMADAGPLVTPNEALKRTNRSLLKWWDDLFPRNNNNCCNNNNNNLLYPTAPLLPAPAVPNSCNGLQLQDLDPFKQMKLFKKLPELFPTASPCGQCGGGCGQNNYVAPAPQSPSYGGDGYGVLPNGGYTKPVPEYNGPGDGDAGYVAPAAPAYEAPAPLAPAYEAPAPPAPAYEAPAPPAPVYEAPAPVAPVYEAPAIDYSAPAPPAPTYEPPASGYSQPAQASYAGAPPAQIVYQPIIYLSTPLASKSSTLVEYDDQKYATPTAPSPPSPPAPVYEAPSQSCYQPAAPPAPNYATPSCQTPIRLSLIDQPYRVAPELFEEYNYRLALASQNIL from the coding sequence ATGATGATGCACTCCAGAAACAGATCGTGGACTCTGACCCTGCTGGCGCTGGGCGCGGTCCTGGCCACTTCAGCCGAGGATGTGGCGCGGTCCAACCGGATTGCGGCACCGGGGGAGCCACTCTACTACCTGATGGCGGATGCGGGTCCTTTGGTGACCCCCAATGAGGCGCTGAAGCGCACGAACCGCTCGCTGCTCAAGTGGTGGGATGATCTCTTCCcccgcaacaacaacaactgctgcaacaacaacaacaacaatctgCTGTATCCGACAGCTCCACTGCTCCCCGCGCCCGCTGTGCCCAACAGCTGCAACGGCCTGCAGCTGCAGGATCTGGATCCTTTCAAGCAGATGAAACTCTTCAAGAAACTTCCCGAACTATTTCCCACAGCCAGTCCATGTGGCCAGTGTGGCGGCGGATGTGGTCAGAACAACTATGTGGCACCGGCACCACAGAGTCCTTCCTACGGCGGTGATGGCTACGGCGTCCTGCCCAACGGTGGGTACACCAAACCCGTTCCCGAGTACAATGGACCCGGCGATGGAGATGCGGGCTATGTAGCTCCGGCAGCTCCTGCCTACGAAGCTCCAGCACCACTTGCTCCAGCCTACGAAGCTCCAGCACCACCTGCTCCTGCCTACGAAGCTCCGGCACCACCAGCTCCTGTCTACGAAGCTCCGGCACCAGTTGCTCCTGTCTACGAAGCGCCTGCAATTGATTACAGTGCTCCCGCTCCACCAGCTCCCACCTATGAGCCACCAGCATCCGGCTACAGCCAGCCGGCACAGGCAAGTTACGCTGGAGCACCACCGGCACAGATCGTTTACCAGCCCATCATCTACCTCTCCACTCCACTGGCATCGAAGTCGTCCACCCTGGTGGAGTACGATGACCAGAAATATGCCACTCCAACAGCACCATCTCCACCGTCACCACCTGCTCCCGTTTACGAGGCGCCATCGCAGAGTTGCTACCAACCGGCGGCTCCTCCTGCTCCCAACTATGCCACGCCCTCGTGCCAAACGCCCATCCGCCTTTCGCTCATTGATCAGCCATATCGAGTGGCTCCGGAACTGTTCGAGGAATACAACTACCGCCTGGCCCTGGCCTCCCAGAATATTTTGTAG
- the LOC117146576 gene encoding glycine, alanine and asparagine-rich protein, producing the protein MNNAASRLSQLATPPYQVRMWKYLGFFALLAGASSLGQQAGLEASTCGGSTGCLRSLPSRSSAVEQADAYLNRRRRQQQIVQEVIVENNFGGPGFGGPGFGGPGFGGPGFGGPGFGRPGFGGPGFGGPGFGGPGFGRGKFGFARSYDQDEAQVPAQGAYQQQDALSEVPSPACPKNYVFSCEAVIKPVPCGYSSY; encoded by the coding sequence ATGAACAACGCCGCATCTCGGCTTTCTCAGCTTGCAACGCCACCATATCAAGTCAGAATGTGGAAGTATCTCGGATTCTTTGCCCTTTTGGCCGGAGCGAGTTCTCTGGGTCAGCAGGCTGGTTTGGAAGCCTCGACCTGTGGAGGGAGTACAGGGTGCTTGAGGAGCCTGCCCTCGAGATCATCAGCTGTCGAGCAGGCGGATGCGTATCTGAATCGTAGGAGGAGACAACAGCAAATCGTACAGGAGGTAATCGTGGAGAACAACTTTGGTGGTCCTGGGTTCGGAGGACCTGGTTTTGGAGGTCCTGGCTTCGGCGGTCCGGGCTTCGGAGGCCCTGGCTTTGGACGTCCCGGCTTTGGAGGTCCCGGTTTCGGAGGTCCCGGCTTCGGAGGTCCTGGTTTTGGACGTGGCAAATTTGGCTTCGCTCGCAGCTACGACCAGGATGAGGCCCAGGTACCGGCCCAGGGAGCATACCAACAACAAGACGCACTCAGTGAAGTTCCTTCTCCAGCTTGCCCAAAGAACTATGTGTTCTCGTGCGAAGCGGTTATCAAGCCGGTTCCATGTGGGTACAGCTCATATTGA
- the LOC117137614 gene encoding uncharacterized protein LOC117137614, with the protein MAKTMTFWFLVLALVTLNSTWPFWSAGAAEVTSASMFQFLDRHNGEGDHSWSHLLPTNFYSEMNQQYYRRFRRQAGRMDTFGSGKRQQYPFEYARYV; encoded by the coding sequence ATGGCTAAGACGATGACGTTCTGGTTTCTGGTCTTGGCTCTGGTGACCTTAAATTCAACCTGGCCATTCTGGAGCGCAGGGGCTGCCGAAGTCACTTCCGCATCGATGTTCCAGTTTCTGGACCGCCACAATGGCGAAGGCGACCACAGTTGGTCCCACCTACTGCCCACAAACTTCTACTCCGAGATGAACCAGCAGTACTACAGGAGATTCCGGCGACAGGCTGGCAGAATGGACACCTTCGGATCGGGAAAACGGCAGCAGTACCCTTTTGAATATGCTCGATATGTCTGA
- the LOC117141934 gene encoding vitelline membrane protein Vm26Aa has product MKSFVCIALVAFAAAALASPTNVASATGSTGSSVTTQDGELEGVTGQGFGDLTRLRKSAYGGSSGGYGGSSIPAPPCPKNYLFSCQPNLAPVPCSAPAPSYGSAGAYSSPVATYVAPNYGVPQHQQQLYSAYVPQTYGYQY; this is encoded by the coding sequence ATGAAATCCTTCGTGTGCATCGCCCTGGTCGCCTTCGCCGCCGCCGCTCTGGCTTCGCCCACCAACGTGGCTTCGGCCACCGGCTCCACTGGCTCCTCGGTGACCACCCAGGACGGAGAGCTGGAGGGAGTGACCGGACAGGGATTCGGTGACCTGACCCGTCTGCGCAAGTCTGCCTACGGCGGCAGCTCCGGCGGCTATGGCGGCTCCAGCATCCCAGCTCCTCCCTGCCCCAAGAACTACCTGTTCAGCTGCCAGCCCAACCTTGCCCCCGTGCCATGCAGCGCTCCTGCTCCCAGCTACGGATCCGCCGGCGCCTACTCCTCCCCGGTGGCCACCTACGTTGCCCCCAACTACGGCGTGCcccagcaccagcagcagctgtaCAGCGCCTACGTGCCCCAGACCTATGGCTACCAGTACTGA
- the LOC117137452 gene encoding vitelline membrane protein Vm26Ab — protein MAFNFGHLLIAGLVALSAVSSETIQLQPTQGILIPAPLAENIRVSRAAYGGYGAAPAAPSYSAPAAPAAQAYSAPAAPAYSAPAASAYSAPAAPAYSAPAAPAYSAPAAPASIPSPPCPKNYLFSCQPSLQPVPCSAPPQSYGSAGAYSQYVPQYAVPFVREL, from the coding sequence ATGGCATTCAACTTTGGTCACCTCCTCATCGCCGGCCTCGTGGCCTTGTCCGCCGTGTCCTCGGAGACCATCCAGCTGCAGCCCACTCAGGGCATCCTCATCCCCGCCCCGCTGGCCGAGAACATCCGTGTGTCGCGTGCCGCCTACGGAGGATACGGAGCTGCCCCAGCCGCCCCATCGTACTCCGCCCCAGCCGCTCCTGCTGCCCAGGCCTACTCTGCTCCAGCTGCCCCAGCCTACTCCGCACCCGCTGCTTCCGCCTACTCCGCACCCGCTGCTCCTGCCTACTCTGCTCCCGCTGCCCCAGCCTACTCCGCCCCGGCCGCACCCGCTTCCATTCCGTCGCCGCCGTGCCCCAAGAACTACCTGTTCAGCTGCCAGCCCTCCCTGCAGCCCGTGCCCTGCTCCGCCCCACCTCAGTCCTACGGATCCGCCGGTGCCTATTCCCAGTACGTGCCCCAGTACGCCGTGCCCTTCGTCCGCGAACTTTAA
- the LOC117150840 gene encoding zinc finger CCHC domain-containing protein 2 — MDIQPQALKLILLWACLAIGLTVMPGATASGHEVSPASRDLLQRSKRTMTTICVEIRPSSPQDEPYYMCRGANFGGDSSQQSCVEVRNQGGQGEPFYMCHGAKSTEPAIENQPSMEHMPPFNPQTAEHHDFGHNFPVFPAYEGGSYPQQAVTEDPTRIHQVQPAGPSSYQEKLHQQPNPQQHQPHAQYGFYGGPIAAPPTAPAAQSAGVPEFHHPIEGSPPAAPQGVSAGPGPASTAASYDPAAFARSPSRPTENPVAGNSRHRFTFDEEVLAVPDVGFRREELQQQYRRPVNQPRPEDQLMWVPLSQTQDPENDPVMKAFYSSLGDERRPTQEAPVGNQDEPMLGQMAPGYSPYNSQYPEAPAPPTLPPPPPTYSQADVTPSANTYCNGCSPTAPTIQCPLDNGVSYSTTCPSFQPVIISMPCYAQRAPTPYFGLPRAPPPGPFGGGFGLGAQLGSPFGMAPQMGGQGYDMEHQVGGPFGMGMQLGMGMNPFGPFGALNPFNPFNRVLGAPAPAAPTQNGNFFQRVFKFNQDAASSSTTEAAPTTEVQSERSGKLNFSSSTPSPPSSEQPDSIVGDDHESDEAEDSAEDFDKEDDAAVTTPLPASEPDDSADTSGVPAIVSKATELLKPTEKRKRHRQRSSGRSPQKHRYLQLL; from the coding sequence ATGGATATCCAACCACAGGCCTTGAAGCTGATCTTACTTTGGGCATGCCTGGCCATTGGGCTAACGGTGATGCCAGGAGCAACTGCATCCGGACATGAGGTCAGCCCAGCTTCGAGGGATCTACTGCAGCGCAGCAAACGCACCATGACCACCATCTGCGTGGAGATCAGGCCAAGTAGTCCGCAGGATGAGCCGTATTATATGTGCCGGGGAGCCAACTTCGGTGGCGACAGTAGCCAGCAGAGTTGTGTGGAGGTCAGAAACCAAGGTGGCCAGGGGGAGCCATTCTACATGTGCCACGGAGCGAAGTCCACAGAACCCGCCATCGAGAATCAACCCTCCATGGAGCACATGCCTCCGTTTAACCCTCAAACCGCTGAACATCATGATTTCGGTCACAACTTTCCCGTGTTTCCCGCCTATGAGGGCGGGTCATATCCCCAGCAGGCAGTCACAGAAGATCCCACTCGCATTCACCAAGTCCAGCCAGCGGGTCCGTCGTCATACCAGGAGAAGCTCCACCAGCAGCCTAATCCTCAGCAGCATCAGCCCCACGCCCAGTACGGATTCTACGGAGGCCCTATTGCAGCCCCTCCAACTGCACCTGCAGCGCAGTCAGCTGGCGTGCCAGAATTTCATCACCCAATTGAGGGCAGCCCGCCAGCAGCTCCACAAGGAGTTTCAGCTGGCCCAGGCCCAGCGTCCACGGCCGCTTCGTATGATCCTGCAGCATTTGCGAGGTCGCCAAGTCGCCCCACAGAGAACCCAGTAGCCGGAAACAGTAGACATCGATTCACTTTCGACGAGGAGGTGCTAGCAGTGCCGGATGTGGGTTTTAGGCGAGAGGAGCTCCAACAGCAGTACCGTAGGCCAGTGAATCAACCGAGACCAGAAGATCAGTTAATGTGGGTGCCGTTGTCGCAGACGCAGGATCCCGAAAACGATCCGGTTATGAAGGCATTCTACAGCAGCTTGGGAGACGAAAGACGCCCCACACAGGAAGCACCGGTGGGCAACCAGGATGAGCCCATGTTGGGACAAATGGCTCCTGGCTACAGCCCATACAACAGCCAATACCCAGAGGCTCCTGCCCCACCCACTCTGCCGCCACCACCTCCAACCTATTCCCAAGCAGATGTGACGCCCTCTGCCAACACATATTGCAATGGATGTTCTCCCACAGCACCAACAATCCAATGTCCACTGGACAACGGGGTGAGCTACAGTACCACCTGTCCGAGCTTCCAACCGGTCATTATAAGCATGCCCTGCTACGCTCAACGAGCACCCACTCCCTACTTTGGGCTTCCCAGAGCGCCACCACCAGGTCCCTTTGGTGGTGGATTTGGGCTGGGAGCACAGCTGGGAAGTCCTTTTGGCATGGCGCCCCAGATGGGAGGACAGGGATACGACATGGAGCACCAGGTGGGTGGCCCCTTTGGCATGGGCATGCAGCTTGGAATGGGAATGAACCCATTCGGACCCTTCGGAGCCCTCAATCCTTTCAATCCTTTCAACAGAGTTCTGGGAGCACCAGCTCCCGCTGCTCCAACGCAAAATGGTAATTTTTTCCAGCGCGTCTTCAAATTCAACCAGGACGCTGCCTCCTCCTCGACAACAGAAGCTGCTCCCACCACAGAAGTGCAATCGGAAAGATCGGGCAAGTTGAATTTCTCGAGTAGCACTCCGTCGCCACCCAGCTCAGAACAGCCAGATAGCATTGTGGGTGATGACCACGAGAGTGATGAGGCTGAGGACTCTGCTGAAGATTTTGACAAGGAGGATGATGCGGCGGTGACCACACCGCTTCCAGCCTCCGAGCCAGATGATTCCGCTGACACATCCGGAGTTCCGGCCATCGTGAGCAAGGCGACGGAACTGCTCAAGCCAACGGAGAAACGGAAGCGACACCGTCAGCGCTCCAGCGGACGTAGCCCCCAAAAGCACAGATACCTGCAGCTGTTGTAA